A window of the Brassica oleracea var. oleracea cultivar TO1000 chromosome C1, BOL, whole genome shotgun sequence genome harbors these coding sequences:
- the LOC106316107 gene encoding protein GLUTAMINE DUMPER 2 — translation MQTMEGRQYYQNHEGSNHSSSMVVPHSPWHSPVPYLFGGLAAMLALIAFSLLILACSYWRLTGSAERDLEAGDDAKPEGNTHKTKTTELPEKFLVIMAGDVKPTYLATPANRSEQSCTCGDHKEEAGSNQVLRQSTGT, via the coding sequence AATGGAAGGAAGACAATATTACCAAAACCATGAAGGAAGCAATCATAGCTCTTCCATGGTAGTGCCACACTCGCCGTGGCACTCTCCGGTTCCTTATCTCTTCGGTGGTTTGGCCGCCATGCTGGCCCTCATCGCCTTCTCTCTTCTCATTCTCGCTTGTTCCTACTGGCGACTCACTGGCTCGGCTGAGAGAGATCTCGAGGCCGGAGATGATGCCAAACCCGAAGGGAACACTCACAAGACCAAGACCACAGAGTTGCCAGAGAAGTTTCTCGTCATCATGGCAGGAGACGTCAAACCCACGTACCTGGCTACGCCGGCGAACCGGTCTGAGCAAAGCTGTACTTGTGGTGACCATAAGGAAGAGGCTGGTAGTAATCAGGTGTTGCGGCAGAGCACCGGAACTTGA
- the LOC106316115 gene encoding LOW QUALITY PROTEIN: putative lipase ROG1 (The sequence of the model RefSeq protein was modified relative to this genomic sequence to represent the inferred CDS: substituted 1 base at 1 genomic stop codon), giving the protein MIASFSFSTLQISIPDSIPSSPRFLPLGQHQLRFRFRARPKNLDHMELMKRLGIGCFAAKHSTREMKTEKDSGGEDLFVESAAKPDHLVVMVNGIIGSSADWKYAAEQFVKKFPDKVLVHRSESNSATLTFDGVDMMGERLANEIXRFHRTGLKKISFVAHSLGGLVARYAVGKLYEKPGEANSLESPSKAKSGVIAGLEPMNFITFATPHLGSRGHRQFPILCGLPFLERTASQTAHLAAGRTGKHLFLVDNDDGNLPLLIRMATDSFNFKFISALNAFKRRVAYANVNFDYMVGWRTSSIRRPNELPKPNLLATDPNYPHIVYVEHGNVDNGSCKSTSAVVKDENTDLEEEMLHGLGQLSWERVDVSFHNSKQRYVAHNTIQVKTYWLHSDGKDVVFHMMDHFCL; this is encoded by the exons ATGATTGCCTCCTTCTCCTTCTCCACACTCCAAATCTCCATCCCAGATTCGATTCCTTCTTCTCCTCGATTTCTTCCGCTTGGTCAACACCAGCTCCGGTTCCGATTTCGCGCTCGACCCAAGAATCTCGATCATATGGAGTTGATGAAGCGCCTCGGAATCGGTTGCTTTGCGGCGAAGCATAGCACAAGGGAGATGAAGACGGAGAAGGACAGCGGCGGAGAGGATCTGTTCGTGGAGTCTGCAGCGAAGCCGGATCATTTGGTGGTCATGGTGAACGGTATCATCGGAAG TTCGGCGGATTGGAAGTATGCGGCGGAGCAGTTCGTGAAGAAGTTCCCGGACAAAGTACTTGTGCACC GTAGTGAGAGTAATAGTGCAACCTTGACCTTTGATGGTGTTGATATGATGGGTGAAAGGCTAGCCAATGAG ATCTAACGATTTCATAGGACTGGGTTGAAGAAGATCTCATTTGTGGCTCATTCGCTAGGAGGTCTTGTTGCAAGATATGCGGTAGGGAAGCTGTATGAAAAGCCAGGGGAAGCCAACTCTTTGGAGTCTCCTTCAAAGGCCAAGAGCGGCGTAATAGCTGGGTTAGAACCTATGAACTTTATAACTTTCGCAACGCCTCATCTTGGTTCCAGGGGACATAGACAG TTCCCGATTCTCTGTGGCCTTCCTTTTCTTGAAAGAACAGCATCCCAAACCGCTCACTTGGCTGCTGGGAGGACCGGAAAGCATTTGTTTCTGGTGGACAACGATGATGGGAATCTCCCACTTCTTATCCGGATGGCTACTGATTCTTTTAACTTCAAATTCAT ATCGGCTTTAAATGCTTTCAAGCGGCGTGTGGCTTATGCAAACGTGAACTTCGATT ACATGGTTGGATGGAGGACATCTTCTATTCGCCGTCCAAATGAGCTCCCAAAG CCAAATCTTCTAGCAACTGATCCAAACTATCCACACATTGTATACGTAGAACATGGAAATGTAGATAATGGTAGTTGCAAGTCAACCTCTGCAGTAGTAAAAGATGAAAACACTGATCTTGAAG AGGAAATGCTACATGGGCTTGGTCAACTATCTTGGGAAAGAGTAGATGTAAGCTTTCACAACAGCAAGCAACGATACGTAGCTCATAATACCATTCAG GTGAAGACATATTGGTTACATTCTGATGGTAAAGATGTTGTCTTTCACATGATGGATCATTTCTGTCTCTAG